One genomic segment of Ictalurus punctatus breed USDA103 chromosome 12, Coco_2.0, whole genome shotgun sequence includes these proteins:
- the tac1 gene encoding protachykinin-1 isoform X1, producing the protein MKLLLSVVVLFLALNEVFAEEMGPNEDQDYWANGSIMQDDWPIQADPFREILRRITRKPRPHQFIGLMGKRSSGHKINSFVGLMGKRSQEEPDSYDWSLLQNYYERR; encoded by the exons ATGAAGTTGCTGCTCTCAGTAGTGGTGCTTTTCCTTGCACTGAATGAAGTATTTGCAGAGGAAATGGGTCCAAATGAAGACCAGGATTACTGGGCGAACGGCTCCATAATGCAG GATGACTGGCCGATTCAAGCCGATCCCTTCAGAGAGATACTCAGACGGATAACGAGGAAACCTCGGCCACATCAGTTCATCGGTTTAATGGGGAAGCGCTCCTCTG GGCATAAAATTAACTCCTTTGTGGGCCTGATGGGTAAAAGAAGCCAAGAGGAACCTG ATTCATACGACTGGAGCTTGCTACAGAACTACTATGAAAGGCGCTGA
- the tac1 gene encoding protachykinin-1 precursor, with amino-acid sequence MKLLLSVVVLFLALNEVFAEEMGPNEDQDYWANGSIMQDDWPIQADPFREILRRITRKPRPHQFIGLMGKRSSANTQITRKRHKINSFVGLMGKRSQEEPDSYDWSLLQNYYERR; translated from the exons ATGAAGTTGCTGCTCTCAGTAGTGGTGCTTTTCCTTGCACTGAATGAAGTATTTGCAGAGGAAATGGGTCCAAATGAAGACCAGGATTACTGGGCGAACGGCTCCATAATGCAG GATGACTGGCCGATTCAAGCCGATCCCTTCAGAGAGATACTCAGACGGATAACGAGGAAACCTCGGCCACATCAGTTCATCGGTTTAATGGGGAAGCGCTCCTCTG CTAACACACAGATTACACGAAAAA GGCATAAAATTAACTCCTTTGTGGGCCTGATGGGTAAAAGAAGCCAAGAGGAACCTG ATTCATACGACTGGAGCTTGCTACAGAACTACTATGAAAGGCGCTGA
- the asns gene encoding asparagine synthetase [glutamine-hydrolyzing] gives MCGIWALFGSDECLSVQCTCAMKIAHRGPDAFRFENVNGFTNCCFGFHRLAIVDQLYGMQPLRIKRFPYLWLCYNGEIYNHHRLKKHFEFDYQTKVDGEIILHLYDRFGSKKMASLLDGVFAFVLLDTANRKVVLGRDTYGVRPLFRMLTEDGFLAVCSEAKGLTQITHSMSNPVKITPFLPGHFEVFDLKLNGKVESVQLERFHCCTEEPKHAAYDNVENLGTGFALETVKSNIRILFENAVRKRLMAHRRIGCLLSGGLDSSLVAATLVKLAKEEQLQYPIQTFAIGAEDSPDIIAARKVAAHIGSEHHEVSFTPEEGIRALEEVIFHLECYDITTVRASVGMYLISKYVREKTDSVVIFSGEGSDELTQGYIYFHKAPSDKAGAEESVRLLKELYLFDGLRADRTTAAHGLELRVPFLDHRFTAYYLSLPEDLRTPKDGVEKHLLREAFNGLDLIPDEILWRRKEAFSDGMTSMKKSWYTSLQEHIESEVNDAKLEKAAALFPYNPPATKEAFYFRQIFEKLYPGRSEWTPHYWMPRWIKATDPSARTLSIYKPDKDQ, from the exons ATGTGCGGTATATGGGCCTTGTTTGGCAGTGATGAGTGCCTGTCAGTTCAGTGCACCTGTGCCATGAAGATCGCACATAGAGGTCCGGATGCTTTCCGCTTCGAAAATGTCAACGGCTTCACCAACTGCTGCTTCGGCTTCCACCGCCTGGCCATCGTGGACCAGCTGTACGGGATGCAGCCGCTACGCATTAAGCGTTTCCCTTACCTCTGGCTCTGTTACAACGGTGAAATCTACAACCACCATCGG CTGAAAAAGCACTTTGAGTTTGACTACCAGACCAAAGTGGACGGAGAGATCATCCTCCACCTGTACGACCGCTTCGGCAGTAAGAAGATGGCGTCGCTGCTGGACGGAGTGTTCGCCTTCGTGCTGTTGGACACAGCCAATAGGAAGGTCGTCCTGGGGAGAGACACGTACGGCGTCAGGCCTTTATTCAGAATGCTGACTGAAGATGGCTTCCTCGCCGTGTGTTCCGAAGCCAAAG GCCTGACCCAAATCACTCACTCCATGTCGAACCCTGTGAAGATCACCCCGTTCCTACCGGGCCACTTCGAGGTGTTCGACCTGAAGCTGAATGGAAAGGTGGAGTCCGTTCAGCTGGAGCGGTTCCACTGCTGCACCGAAGAGCCCAAACACGCCGCCTACGACAACGTCGAGAACCTCGGCACGG GTTTCGCTCTGGAGACGGTGAAGAGCAACATCAGGATCCTGTTTGAAAACGCCGTGAGGAAGCGCCTCATGGCCCACAGGAGGATCGGCTGCCTCCTCTCGG GTGGTCTTGACTCCAGCCTCGTCGCTGCCACGCTTGTTAAGCTAGCCAAGGAGGAGCAGCTGCAGTATCCCATTCAGACGTTTGCTATCGGGGCCGAAGACAGTCCGGACATCATAGCTGCACGCAAG GTTGCAGCCCACATAGGCAGCGAACACCACGAGGTGAGTTTCACCCCAGAGGAGGGCATCCGTGCTCTGGAGGAAGTTATTTTCCACCTGGAGTGTTACGACATCACCACAGTGCGCGCGTCAGTTG GCATGTATCTGATCTCTAAATACGTCCGAGAGAAGACGGACAGCGTGGTGATCTTCTCTGGTGAGGGATCTGATGAACTGACGCAGGGCTACATCTACTTCCATAAG GCTCCGTCAGACAAGGCTGGAGCGGAGGAGAGCGTGCGTCTGCTGAAGGAGCTTTATCTGTTCGACGGGCTGAGGGCAGACCGGACCACAGCCGCACACGG GCTGGAGCTGAGAGTGCCTTTCCTGGACCACAGGTTCACTGCCTACTACCTCTCTCTGCCTGAGGATCTGAGGACGCCCAAG GATGGCGTGGAGAAGCATCTACTGAGGGAAGCGTTCAATGGACTGGATCTGATTCCCGACGAGATTCTGTGGAGACGCAAAGAGGCTTTCAGTGACGGAATGACGTCCATGAAGAAGTCCTGGTACACCAGCTTGCAGGAGCACATCGAGTCTGAG GTGAACGACGCCAAGTTAGAGAAAGCGGCCGCGTTGTTCCCCTACAACCCTCCCGCCACCAAAGAAGCCTTCTATTTCCGGCAGATCTTCGAGAAGCTTTACCCGGGACGCTCCGAATGGACGCCGCATTACTGGATGCCTCGGTGGATCAAAGCTACCGATCCCTCGGCCAGAACCCTGTCCATTTACAAACCGGACAAAGATCAGTGA
- the bloc1s4 gene encoding biogenesis of lysosome-related organelles complex 1 subunit 4 translates to MEHRLGRVPVLSPLEESSEEVSRDSGIVSQSTSTVSMLSEGLSNGNVSQSPSFGLNVSQSPSFAGNVSESPSFGDNVPRSPSLDGAAAQSPVHEQEDEILRQTALSYSAYIRADAGEEILCLEKSLEEMLTRVDEFVGMLDMIRNDTSQIVNVSLPQIYRKAEDMRQIYRKIDKLEAFVKMVAANVSVMEEQVIEAEGEARTLPGAFKKIFRTMNVSGFLNKPSSPKRAAQEIPSVFRTDDFFPTQPEP, encoded by the exons ATGGAGCATCGGTTAGGACGGGTACCGGTGTTGTCTCCGCTGGAGGAGTCGAGTGAGGAGGTGAGCCGAGACAGCGGGATCGTGTCCCAAAGCACCAGCACAGTGTCCATGCTGAGCGAGGGCCTGAGCAACGGAAACGTCTCCCAGAGCCCCAGCTTCGGACTTAACGTCTCCCAGAGCCCCAGTTTCGCCGGTAACGTATCTGAAAGTCCGAGTTTCGGCGATAACGTGCCTCGGAGTCCCAGTCTAGACGGTGCTGCTGCCCAGAGTCCCGTCCATGAGCAGGAGGATGAGATCCTGAGACAGACTGCGCTCAGTTACTCCGCTTATATCCGAGCAGACGCAGGGGAGGAG ATCTTATGTCTGGAGAAAAGTCTGGAAGAAATGCTCACTCGAGTGGACGAGTTTGTGGGGATGCTGGACATG ATTCGCAATGACACCTCTCAGATCGTGAACGTCAGCCTGCCTCAGATTTACAGAAAAGCGGAGGACATGAGACAGATTTACAGGAAGATCGATAAGCTGGAG GCTTTTGTGAAGATGGTCGCAGCCAACGTGAGTGTCATGGAGGAGCAAGTAATCGAGGCCGAAGGTGAAGCCCGGACTCTACCTGGTGCTTTCAAAAAGATTTTCCGAACAATGAACGTCTCtggatttttaaat AAACCATCCAGCCCCAAAAGAGCAGCGCAGGAGATTCCCTCCGTGTTCAGGACCGACGACTTCTTCCCCACTCAGCCAGAACCATGA